A stretch of Anas acuta chromosome 3, bAnaAcu1.1, whole genome shotgun sequence DNA encodes these proteins:
- the ARFGEF3 gene encoding brefeldin A-inhibited guanine nucleotide-exchange protein 3 isoform X2, translating into MEEILRKLQKEASGSKHRAIKESCTWAIETLDSPDAAVKIPPYQLREKCLLPLQLALESKSVKLAQQALAGMQKLLSDERFVSVETDSDEKQLLNQMLNAVKVTPSLNEDLQVEVMKVLLCITYTSTFELNGSSVLKIAELCFACHRAGSPRMHEMIKMSIAYLLGALSSRIFTGASSSMAFQKVCIETYVSSCHQRSINTAVRATLSQMLSDLTLQLRQKQENMTIENNDTLQKFKSQGTSAESLCDDVVSVLTVLCEKLQAVINDNRQLQLLYLECILSMLNSSSPSMHQHKGFTDLIWKQLCPALVVILGNPIHDKTITSAHSSICLEADSPSSGVSDHGRGSGCSSTAPALSGPVARTIYYIAAELVRLVGSVESMKPVLQSLYHRMLLYPPPQHRVEAIKIMKEILGSPRRLCDLAGPCSSESESRKRSISKRKSHLDLLKLIMDGMTEACIKGGIEACYASVSCVFALLGALDELSQGRGLSEEQVHLLLRRQEELKDGTETSRDSMEINDADFRWQRRILSSENPAWESGNEKSPDISISVTTDTGQTTLEGDMGQTTPEDNPESQKNSLSSPAAHESKEIHYREPESETIDQPDVVQRSHTIVYPDITNFLSVDCKTRSYGSRYSESNFSVDDQDLSRTEFDSCDQYSMAAEKDSGRSDVSDIGSDNCSLADEEQTPRDCPGQKSLRSAALSLKLLKNQEADQHSARLFIQSLEALLPRLIALPSIEEVDGALQSFSSTFCSGMMHSPGFEGNPNFSFQTLMNADSLYMVSHYTLLLNLKLANSDYYRKKPAQAPVLLKEFMKQVQSSGVLMVFSQAWVEELYHQVLERNMLGEAGYWGSPEEHSLPLITMLTDIDGLGSSTIGGQLMASASAQSPLSQNRKTDDSVVAGVAFARYLLIGCWKNMIDTLSTPLTGRMAGSSKGLAFILGAEGAKEQNQKEKDSICVSLDGLRRAARLSCALGVAANCASALAQMAAASCVQEEKEEKEIQEPSDAIAQVKQKVEQKLEQMGKVQGVCLHTAHVLCMDAVLNVGLEMGSHNQDCWPHVFRVCEYISTLEHTHFSDGASQPSLTITQSQQAPGGLQPDSELGESPQELTPEQETTLSSNPVIQPVSIQELIKESSKGRAFDFRGGSLLCGTSAAKAVLTLSTQADRLFEDAVDKLNLMALAGFLYQLKKASQAQLFHSVTDTVDYSLAMPGEVKSTQDRRSALHLFRLGDAMLRIVRSKSRPLLHLMRCWSLVAPHLVEAACHKERHVSRKAVSFIHDILTEVLTDWSEPSHFHFNESLFRPFERIMQLELCDEDVQDQVVTSIGELVEMCSTQIQSGWRPLFSALETVHSGNKSEVKEYLVGEYSMGKRQAPVFDVFEAFLNTDSIQVFANAATSYIMCLMKFVKGLGEVDCKEMGDCVPGSASTDLCLPALDYLRRCSQLLAKIYKMPLKPIFLSGRLVNLPRRVQEQSASSEDGIECILSDFDDDTGLINVWIILLEELTTAISNCPRQHQPPTLDLLFELLRDIAKTPGPGFGIYAVVHLLLPTMSLWLHRSHGDHSYWDVASANFKHAIGLSCELVVEHIQNFIHSDIGYENMINAMLKDLFKLLVACVAEPTEIISRVGCSCIRYVLVTAGPVFTEEMWRLACCALQDAFSATLEPVKNLLGYFHSGSESFSGDACEVKVAAPSLSPSAEAEYWRIRAMAQQVFMLETQCSPKTPSNKEGFEHAQSCVLIIDLPPDKKPNGHTQRSIPFRTIVVSLLSHQVLLQNLYDILLEEFVKGPSNLEEKMTIQVPENKLAGFLRYISMQNLAVIFDLLLDSYRTAREFDTRPGLKCLLKKVSGISGAANLYRQSAMSFNIYFHALICAILTNQENITAEQVKKILFEDDERSTDSSQQCSSEDEDIFEETAQVSPPRGKEKRQWRARIPSLSVQPVSNADWGWLIKRLHKLCMELCNNYIQMHLDLENNVEEPPVFKGDPFFILPSFHSETSTPSTGGQSGKDTPSEDDRSQIRDQLGDSLTPRSGEMLLLPPPLSPKPEKKEQTRRKEWWESAGNKIYTIAADKTISKFMTEYKKRKQQQAMTSFTKEVKVEKKGELLGSRGQDSPILQRPQHLIDQGQMRHSFSAGPEVLRQEKRPRSGSTVSSLNISVRDAEAQIQAWTNMVLTVLNQIQALPDQTFMALQPAVFPCISQLTCHVTDIRVRQAVREWLGRVGRVYDIIV; encoded by the exons TTGTGCTTTGCATGCCATAGAGCTGGAAGTCCCCGAATGCATGAAATGATCAAAATGTCCATTGCATACCTCCTTGGGGCCCTGAGCTCTCGAATTTTTACTGGTGCTTCTTCATCAATGGCTTTTCAAAAG GTGTGCATTGAGACATATGTATCTAGCTGTCACCAGCGGAGCATAAACACCGCTGTGCGGGCAACCCTCAGCCAAATGTTGAGTGACTTGACTTTACAGTTAcgacaaaagcaagaaaatatg ACAATTGAAAATAATGACACCCTGCAGAAATTCAAGAGTCAAG GTACTTCAGCTGAGTCTCTTTGTGATGATGTTGTATCTGTCCTCACTGTGCTCTGTGAGAAGCTCCAGGCTGTCATAAA TGACAATCGGCAGCTTCAGCTTCTTTATTTGGAGTGCATCCTCTCCATGTTAAATAGCTCTTCTCCAAGCATGCACCAGCATAAAGGATTCACAGATCTCATATG gAAGCAACTGTGTCCAGCCTTAGTAGTAATCCTGGGAAATCCGATCCACGACAAAACCATCAcctctgcccacagcagcaTCTGTCTTGAGGCAGATTCGCCTTCCTCAGGGGTCTCTGATCACGGCCGGGGTTCAGGCTGTTCATCCACGGCACCTGCCCTTAGCGGGCCTGTTGCACGGACCATCTACTACATTGCAGCCGAGCTGGTTCGGCTGGTGGGGTCGGTGGAATCCATGAAGCCCGTGCTGCAGTCTCTGTATCACCGCATGCTGCTTTACCCGCCACCTCAGCACCGAGTAGAAGCCATCAAAATCATGAAAGAG ataCTTGGCAGTCCTCGGAGGCTTTGTGATTTGGCAGGGCCCTGCTCTTCTGAGTCAGAATCCAGGAAGAGGTCTATTTCTAAAAGGAAGTCCCATCTGGATCTTCTCAAGCT TATCATGGATGGGATGACCGAAGCATGCATCAAGGGTGGTATTGAAGCATGTTATGCTTCAGTGTCGTGTGTATTTGCCCTGCTCGGAGCATTGGATGAGCTAAGCCAAGGCAGGGGTCTTAGTGAGGAGCAGGTCCATTTGCTCCTACGGCGCCAAGAAGAACTGAAGGATGGGACCGAGACGAGCAGGGACTCCATGGAGATCAACGATGCTGACTTTCGGTGGCAGAGGCGCATCCTGTCCTCAGAAAATCCTGCCTGGGAATCAGGAAATGAGAAGAGTCCTGATATTAGCATTAGTGTTACCACAGACACTGGTCAGACCACTTTGGAAGGGGATATGGGACAGACAACTCCAGAGGATAATCCAGAAAGTCAAAAAAACTCGCTGTCATCTCCAGCTGCACATGAAAGCAAAGAGATTCATTACAGAGAACCAGAGTCAGAAACCATTGACCAGCCAGATGTCGTTCAGAGAAGCCACACCATAGTCTATCCAGATATAACTAACTTCTTATCAGTGGACTGCAAGACCCGGTCCTATGGATCCAGATACAGTGAAAGTAACTTCAGTGTTGACGACCAAGATCTTTCTAGGACTGAGTTTGATTCATGCGATCAGTACTCCATGGCAGCAGAGAAGGACTCTGGCCGGTCAGATGTTTCGGACATAGGCTCTGACAATTGCTCCCTGGCCGATGAGGAGCAGACACCACGGGACTGTCCAGGTCAGAAGTCCTTACGTAGTGCTGCTCTCTCTCTGAAATTGCTGAAAAACCAGGAAGCAGACCAGCACAGTGCACGGCTGTTCATCCAGTCGCTTGAAGCTCTTCTTCCTCGGCTTATAGCTCTCCCCAGCATAGAGGAGGTAGACGGAGCACTGCAGAGCTTCTCTTCAACTTTCTGCTCAG GTATGATGCACTCACCAGGATTTGAGGGAAACCCAAATTTCAGCTTCCAGACTCTGATGAATGCAGACAGCCTCTACATGGTCTCACATTATACTCTGCTGCTGAACCTAAAATTGGCCAACTCGGATTACTACAGGAAGAAGCCTGCCCAAGCCCCTGTGTTGCTG AAAGAGTTCATGAAGCAGGTTCAGTCCAGCGGAGTGTTGATGGTGTTTTCCCAGGCCTGGGTTGAAGAGCTGTACCACCAGGTACTAGAAAGGAACATGCTGGGGGAAGCTGGATACTGGGGAAGCCCTGAAGAGCACAGCCTTCCACTTATCACCATGCTGACTG ACATCGATGGCTTGGGAAGCAGTACAATTGGTGGCCAATTGATGGCATCTGCTTCAGCCCAATCTCCTCTTTCCCAAAACCGGAAGACAGATGATTCTGTTGTTGCAG GAGTTGCTTTTGCCCGATACCTCTTAATTGGCTGTTGGAAGAACATGATTGACACCTTGTCCACACCGCTAACTGGTCGCATGGCAGGCAGCTCCAAAGGGCTGGCATTCATCTTGGGAGCAGAAGGAGCCAAGGAGCAGAACCAAAAGGAGAAGGACTCCATCTGTGTGAGCCTGGATGGACTGAGGAGGGCAGCCCGGCTGAGCTGTGCTCTAG GTGTTGCTGCTAACTGTGCATCTGCTCTTGCGCAAatggctgctgcctcctgcgtccaagaagagaaagaggagaaagaaatccaAGAGCCCAGTGATGCTATAGCTCAAG TGAAACAGAAAGTGGAGCAGAAACTGGAGCAGATGGGGAAAGTGCAGGGAGTCTGCCTACACACTGCTCATGTTTTGTGTATGGATGCAGTCCTTAACGTGGGCCTGGAGATGGGAAGCCATAATCAGGACTGCTGGCCTCATGTGTTCAG GGTGTGTGAGTACATCAGCACGCTGGAGCACACCCACTTCAGCGATGGTGCTTCCCAGCCCTCCCTTACCATCACCCAGTCACAGCAGGCACCTGGAGGCCTGCAACCAGACTCGGAGCTGGGGGAGTCTCCCCAGGAACTGACGCCTGAGCAAGAGACCACCCTCAGCAGCAATCCTGTTATTCAGCCGGTTTCCATCCAGGAGCTCATCAAGGAGAGCAGTAAGGGCAGAGCTTTCGACTTCCGTGGGGGCAGCCTGCTGTGTGGGACCAGTGCTGCCAAGGCTGTTCTCACACTCTCCACACAAGCTGATAG GCTCTTTGAAGATGCTGTTGACAAGTTAAACTTGATGGCACTGGCAGGCTTTCTTTACCAGCTCAAGAAGGCTTCTCAGGCCCAGCTTTTCCATTCAGTCACAGATACAGTTGATTACTCTCTAGCAATGCCAG GTGAAGTAAAATCTACCCAGGACAGGAGAAGCGCACTTCACTTGTTTCGTCTTGGTGATGCCATGCTCAGAATCGTAAGGAGTAAATCCCGCCCATTGCTCCACCTCATGCGCTGCTGGAGCCTGGTGGCACCTCACCTGGTGGAG gctgcctgtCATAAGGAGAGACACGTGTCTCGGAAGGCTGTCTCCTTCATCCACGACATCCTCACTGAAGTGCTGACAGACTGGAGTGAACCTTCTCATTTTCACTTTAACGAGTCGCTTTTCCGCCCCTTTGAGCGTATCATGCAGCTAGAGCTGTGTGACGAGGATGTTCAGGACCAG GTGGTCACCTCTATAGGTGAGTTGGTGGAAATGTGTTCTACCCAGATCCAGTCAGGATGGAGACCCCTGTTCAGTGCCCTGGAAACAGTTCACAGCGGCAATAAGTCAGAGGTTAAAGAATACCTTGTAGGAGAATACTCTATGG GGAAACGCCAGGCCCCAGTGTTTGATGTCTTTGAAGCATTTCTAAACACAGACAGCATCCAGGTCTTTGCTAATGCCGCCACCAGTTATATTATGTGCCTTATGAAGTTTGTGAAAGGACTGG GGGAAGTAGATTGTAAGGAGATGGGTGACTGTGTGCCAGGATCAGCATCTACAGACTTGTGCCTTCCCGCGCTTGATTACCTCAGGAGATGTTCTCAG ttgttAGCCAAAATCTATAAAATGCCCCTGAAACCTATCTTCCTCAGTGGCCGGCTTGTTAATTTGCCCCGACGAGTGCAGGAACAATCAGCCAGCAGTGAGGATGGTATTGAGTGCATCCTTTCTGACTTTGATGATGACACTG GTCTTATCAATGTCTGGATTATTCTACTGGAAGAATTAACAACTGCCATATCCAACTGTCCCCGCCAGCACCAACCTCCGACTCTGGATCTGCTCTTTGAATTGCTGAGGGACATTGCCAAGACTCCTG gCCCAGGATTTGGCATTTATGCAGTTGTACATCTTCTTCTTCCCACGATGTCCCTTTGGCTCCATCGCAGCCATGGTGACCATTCTTACTGGGATGTGGCATCTGCTAATTTCAAGCATGCCATCGGCCTTTCCTGTGAACTCGTAGTGGAGCACATCCAAAATTTCATCCACTCAG ATATTGGTTATGAAAATATGATCAATGCTATGCTAAAAGATCTTTTCAAGTTACTGGTAGCCTGTGTAGCAGAGCCAACAGAAATCATTTCCAGAGTTGGCTGCTCATGTATCAG GTATGTATTAGTGACAGCAGGACCTGTTTTTACTGAGGAGATGTGGAGGCTTGCATGTTGTGCCTTGCAGGATGCATTCTCTGCCACTCTGGAGCCAGTGAAG AACCTATTGGGCTATTTCCACAGTGGTTCTGAAAGCTTTAGTGGAGATGCCTGTGAAGTGAAGGTGGCAGCCCCTTCCCTCTCACCGAGTGCTGAAGCTGAATACTGGAGAATCAGAGCCATGGCACAACAG GTCTTCATGCTGGAGACTCAGTGCTCCCCGAAGACCCCCAGCAACAAGGAAGGGTTTGAACATGCCCAGTCGTGTGTGCTCATTATTGATCTGCCACCAGATAAAAAACCAAATGGGCATACCCAGAGAAG TATTCCTTTCAGGACGATAGTGGTGAGCTTGCTGTCCCACCAAGTACTGCTCCAGAATTTATATGACATCTTACTGGAAGAATTTGTCAAAGGTCCTTCTAACTTGGAGGAGAAAATGACAATACAAGTACCAGAAAACAAGTTGGCTGGTTTTCTCAGGTACATCTCCATGCAAAacttggctgtcatctttgaCTTATTGCTGGACTCCTACAGAACAGCCAGAGAGTTTGACACCAGACCTGGGTTGAAGTGTTTGCTGAAAAAAGTGTCAGGCATTAGCGGAGCTGCCAACTTGTACCGCCAGTCAGCCATGAGCTTCAACATCTACTTCCATGCGTTAATTTGTGCTATCCTGACAAACCAGGAGAACATCACCGCAGAGCAAGTGAAGAAGATCCTCTTTGAAGATGACGAGAGAAGCACAGACTCATCGCAGCAGTGCTCTTCAGAAGATGAAGACATTTTTGAAGAAACTGCCCAGGTCAGCCCACCCcgggggaaggagaagaggcagTGGAGGGCTCGGATACCATCTCTGAGCGTCCAGCCCGTCAGCAACGCAGACTGGGGGTGGCTAATCAAGCGGCTTCACAAGCTCTGCATGGAGCTGTGCAACAACTACATCCAGATGCATCTAGACCTGGAGAACAACGTAGAGGAGCCTCCAGTATTCAAAGGTGACCCCTTCTTTATTTTACCATCCTTTCACTCAGAAACCTCCACCCCATCAACTGGAGGGCAGTCTGGGAAGGACACGCCATCAGAAGATGACCGGAGTCAAATAAGGGACCAGCTGGGAGACAGCCTGACACCCCGAAGTggagaaatgctgctgctgcccccgcCCCTGAGTCCTAAACCAgagaaaaaagagcaaacaaggagaaaagagTGGTGGGAGAGCGCGGGCAACAAGATCTACACCATAGCCGCTGACAAAACCATCTCCAAGTTCATGACAGaatacaagaaaagaaagcagcaacagGCCATGACATCCTTCACCAAAGAGGTcaaagtggaaaagaaaggggagctcctgggctCCAGAGGGCAGGACTCGCCCATACTCCAGCGGCCGCAACATCTTATAGACCAAGGTCAAATGAGGCATTCGTTCAGTGCTGGCCCAGAGGTCCTGAGACAAGAGAAGAGACCACGCTCAGGATCCACAGTCAGCTCCCTGAATATATCTGTTAGGGATGCCGAGGCCCAGATCCAG GCATGGACCAACATGGTGCTGACCGTTCTCAACCAGATTCAGGCCCTGCCAGACCAAACGTtcatggccctgcagccagcggTGTTCCCCTGCATCAGCCAGCTGACCTGCCACGTGACGGACATCCGCGTCCGCCAGGCAGTGCGGGAATGGCTGGGACGAGTGGGCCGCGTCTACGACATCATCGTGTAA